One genomic segment of Triticum urartu cultivar G1812 unplaced genomic scaffold, Tu2.1 TuUngrouped_contig_559, whole genome shotgun sequence includes these proteins:
- the LOC125529423 gene encoding protein MAINTENANCE OF MERISTEMS-like: MVWLLDDVYDTKHRAYMMREKEMKLEPLKIRYHGVSGPAMPYDERYTPYIKQAGLLPWIQLVSRSTPNLNAPLVSALADWWRPETHSFHLRTGEMTVTLEDVSLITDLAIDGMPLCMSTDSDGWREKMIALIGMAPTEAEADVEEGEEKKKKKRKASGAAFTWIQTHFATCPPDTTDDMIQTLLEICPRGNNKLVIIIYFLVHDNRLLSML; this comes from the exons ATGGTTTGGCTTCTCGACGATGTCTACGACACGAAACACCGGGCCTACATGATGCGCGAGAAGGAGATG AAGCTTGAACCTTTGAAGATTCGGTATCACGGGGTCTCTGGTCCTGCCATGCCTTACGATGAGCGGTACACACCGTACATCAAGCAGGCAGGACTACTCCCGTGGATTCAGTTGGTCAGCCGGTCCACGCCGAATCTGAACGCTCCACTGGTGTCCGCTCTTGCTGATTGGTGGAGGCCGGAGACGCATAGTTTCCATCTTCGGACTGGGGAGATGACCGTGACGCTCGAGGATGTCTCGTTGATCACCGATCTTGCTATCGACGGGATGCCTCTCTGTATGAGCACCGATTCTGATGGGTGGCGCGAGAAGATGATTGCTCTTATCGGTATGGCTCCTACCGAGGCTGAGGCTGATGTagaggagggagaagagaagaagaagaagaaaaggaaagcatccgGAGCTGCTTTCACGTGGATTCAAACTCACTTTGCGACGTGCCCTCCGGATACCACTGATGACATGATCCAgacactgttggaaatatgccctagaggcaataataaattggttattattatatatttccttgttcatgataatcgtttattatccatgctataa